In Kineosporia sp. NBRC 101731, the following proteins share a genomic window:
- a CDS encoding FAD binding domain-containing protein, which produces MLTSPSAQVNGRPLGLSGAAPHVSALDLLRANGLLGAKEGCAEGECGACAVLLARPGIAAATEWTAVNACLVPSATLADQEVRTVEGLGDPENLHPVQQEMAERGGSQCGYCTPGFVCSMAAEYYRPDRGDHFDLHAMSGNLCRCTGYRPIRDAAEALGKPTAHDALAARCSHAPPMVQAVESETFVRPASLSGALEVLAGPDDVTVVAGSTDLGVDINLKGLRPTRLLSVAHLDEMRQWQITPGSAEIGAALTLSEIERRLDGAVPLLSQLLPQFASRLIRNSATIGGSLGTASPIGDLAPALLALDATLVLSSAAGEREVPVSDYFTGYRTSVRRPGELIRLVRIPRPSPAHTAFHKIAKRKYDDISSVAVAIAVDLHDGVVSRARIGLGGVAATPIRAHATEAALAGQPWNPETVEAAAEVLRVEGTPMSDHRASAGYRAAMLGESLRRFSAQLMEQS; this is translated from the coding sequence ATGCTCACTTCACCCTCAGCACAGGTCAACGGCCGCCCCCTCGGTCTGAGTGGGGCCGCCCCGCACGTCTCCGCCCTCGATCTTCTGCGTGCCAACGGCCTTCTCGGGGCCAAGGAAGGCTGCGCCGAAGGGGAGTGCGGCGCCTGCGCGGTGCTCCTGGCCCGCCCGGGCATCGCGGCCGCCACCGAGTGGACGGCCGTCAACGCCTGCCTGGTTCCCTCCGCGACCCTCGCCGACCAGGAAGTGCGCACGGTCGAGGGTCTCGGTGACCCGGAGAACCTGCACCCGGTGCAGCAGGAGATGGCCGAGCGCGGCGGATCGCAGTGCGGCTACTGCACCCCCGGGTTCGTCTGCAGCATGGCGGCCGAGTACTACCGGCCCGACCGCGGCGACCACTTCGACCTGCACGCCATGAGCGGTAACCTGTGCCGCTGCACGGGTTATCGTCCGATTCGCGACGCCGCCGAAGCGCTCGGCAAGCCCACGGCACACGACGCGCTCGCCGCCCGGTGCTCGCACGCGCCGCCGATGGTGCAGGCCGTCGAGTCCGAGACCTTCGTGCGTCCGGCCAGCCTGTCCGGTGCCCTGGAGGTGCTCGCCGGGCCGGACGACGTCACCGTCGTCGCCGGCAGCACCGACCTGGGCGTCGACATCAACCTCAAGGGACTGCGGCCCACCCGGCTGCTGTCCGTCGCCCATCTGGACGAGATGCGCCAGTGGCAGATCACGCCGGGCTCGGCCGAGATCGGGGCGGCCCTCACCCTCTCCGAGATCGAGCGCCGTCTCGACGGCGCGGTTCCGCTGCTGTCGCAGCTCCTTCCCCAGTTCGCCTCCCGGCTCATCCGCAATTCGGCCACCATCGGCGGAAGCCTGGGTACCGCGTCCCCCATCGGAGATCTGGCCCCGGCGCTCCTGGCGCTCGACGCCACGCTGGTGCTGAGCTCGGCCGCCGGGGAGCGCGAGGTGCCCGTCAGCGACTACTTCACCGGTTACCGCACCAGCGTGCGCCGGCCCGGCGAACTGATCCGCCTCGTCCGCATCCCGCGACCCTCACCCGCCCACACCGCCTTCCACAAGATCGCCAAGCGCAAGTACGACGACATCTCCAGCGTCGCCGTCGCGATCGCCGTCGACCTGCACGACGGCGTGGTGAGCCGCGCCCGGATCGGCCTGGGTGGTGTGGCCGCCACCCCGATCCGTGCCCACGCCACCGAGGCCGCGCTCGCCGGGCAGCCCTGGAACCCCGAAACCGTCGAGGCGGCAGCGGAAGTGCTGCGCGTCGAGGGAACCCCCATGAGTGATCACCGGGCCAGCGCCGGCTACCGGGCGGCGATGCTCGGCGAGTCGCTGCGCCGGTTCTCCGCGCAGCTGATGGAGCAGTCATGA
- a CDS encoding FUSC family protein, whose protein sequence is MRNLAPAARGAAALTVPLLLGVWTGGTTLAVIAAVGALWGVGQDGGDPYWSRTRRLAWLGGFAALGLLAGELALRTGHGPVVTVALVAAGFVSGLVSPFGRVASVAGMHFLLGTVIGSGIPVPGPWWHAPLALLGGTLLVLVLSAFPWLWSRYEIERAAVRAVYATASRALETAGTPAAEDARRQVADALDHAHAVMAPHLARGSRSGPQTPAGRLVRAFHLAVPLGEAVTTLLWEGRALTEAVTSAPLRMEQRLFARGDHPLAPTPHFAPGSPGEQALADVCVASGAGPVPDVPLQPPARSWSTRAAHLRYALLLALCVLIAQLAALALEGPRGYWLPMTVAFVYKPDFGPVFRRSLHRCLGTVAGVAAIGAITLVTDDRYALIAAVAGFGAVMAVGVRQHYAIATTGLTGVVFVLLDMLGDHRALYWPRILDTALAVLVVLAVHFLLWPRSAADRAQARTADAVAAAQRYRDLAPGAVPAQRHALRRAAYQHLGEARRAAGQVRQEPSRGGRPTPDWEQAITEAEQLCDAVTAQAVKQKT, encoded by the coding sequence ATGCGCAACCTCGCTCCCGCTGCGCGTGGCGCCGCCGCGCTCACCGTTCCCCTGCTGCTCGGGGTCTGGACCGGCGGGACCACCCTGGCCGTGATCGCGGCCGTCGGCGCGCTGTGGGGCGTGGGCCAGGACGGCGGTGACCCGTACTGGTCCCGGACGCGGCGGCTGGCCTGGCTGGGCGGGTTCGCCGCCCTCGGCCTGCTGGCCGGTGAGCTCGCGCTGCGCACCGGGCACGGGCCGGTGGTCACGGTCGCGCTCGTGGCGGCCGGTTTCGTCTCGGGTCTGGTCAGTCCTTTCGGACGCGTGGCCTCGGTGGCGGGGATGCATTTCCTTCTCGGGACGGTCATCGGCAGCGGCATCCCGGTGCCGGGCCCGTGGTGGCACGCGCCGCTGGCGTTGCTCGGGGGGACCCTGCTGGTGCTCGTGCTGTCGGCCTTCCCGTGGCTGTGGTCGCGGTACGAGATCGAACGCGCGGCCGTGCGGGCGGTCTACGCCACCGCCTCCCGCGCGCTGGAGACCGCGGGCACCCCGGCCGCCGAGGACGCCCGCCGGCAGGTGGCCGACGCCCTCGACCACGCCCACGCGGTGATGGCCCCGCACCTGGCGCGGGGCAGTCGGTCAGGACCGCAGACCCCGGCGGGGCGGCTGGTCCGCGCCTTCCACCTCGCCGTACCGCTCGGCGAGGCGGTGACCACCCTGCTGTGGGAGGGCCGGGCGCTGACGGAGGCCGTGACCAGCGCCCCCCTGCGCATGGAGCAACGGCTCTTCGCCCGGGGCGACCACCCGCTCGCGCCCACCCCGCACTTCGCCCCCGGCTCCCCCGGCGAGCAGGCCCTGGCCGACGTGTGCGTGGCCAGTGGCGCCGGGCCGGTGCCGGACGTGCCGTTACAGCCACCGGCCCGGAGCTGGTCGACCCGGGCCGCGCACCTGCGCTACGCGCTCCTCCTGGCCCTGTGTGTGCTGATCGCCCAGCTGGCGGCCCTGGCTCTCGAGGGCCCGCGCGGCTACTGGCTGCCGATGACCGTGGCGTTCGTCTACAAGCCCGACTTCGGCCCGGTCTTCCGCCGGTCCCTGCACCGCTGCCTGGGAACGGTCGCCGGGGTGGCCGCGATCGGTGCGATCACCCTGGTCACCGACGACCGCTACGCCCTGATCGCGGCGGTGGCGGGGTTCGGCGCGGTAATGGCCGTCGGCGTGCGGCAGCACTACGCGATCGCCACGACGGGGCTGACCGGTGTGGTCTTCGTGCTGCTCGACATGCTGGGCGACCACCGCGCCCTCTACTGGCCTCGCATTCTCGACACGGCGCTGGCCGTGCTGGTGGTGCTGGCCGTGCACTTCCTGCTGTGGCCCCGCTCGGCCGCCGATCGGGCCCAGGCCCGCACCGCCGACGCGGTGGCCGCCGCGCAGCGCTACCGCGACCTGGCGCCCGGCGCCGTCCCGGCGCAGCGTCACGCGCTGCGGCGCGCCGCCTACCAGCACCTCGGCGAGGCCCGCCGGGCCGCCGGGCAGGTGCGTCAGGAACCTTCCCGGGGCGGGCGTCCAACGCCCGACTGGGAGCAGGCCATCACCGAGGCCGAGCAGCTGTGCGACGCGGTCACCGCACAGGCAGTGAAGCAGAAGACGTAG
- the hpxO gene encoding FAD-dependent urate hydroxylase HpxO yields MRIIIIGAGIGGASAGIALQRLGHEVEIYEQVTENKPVGAAISVWSNGVKALNHLGLAAQTAALGGRMDHMSYRDGLTGETMCRFPLDPITEQMGQRPYPVARADLQAMLMEAFGLDRIRFGMRLESISQEPGSVTATFADGSRATGDLLIGADGAKSRTRAYVLGTELERRYAGYVNFNGLVDIDPQIGPADQWTTYVADGQRVSVMPIAGGRFYFFFDVIEPQGLAYRRADAREVLSKHFAGWAPGVQRLIANLDPMTTNRVEVFDIDPFHTWVKGRVALLGDAAHNTTPDIGQGGCSALEDTIMLERVLATTTLGVEDSLRRYQDSRTQRAGELVLSARRRADVTHAKDPEVTRAWYEELRTEDGTNVIRGIMANMVGNPLG; encoded by the coding sequence ATGCGAATCATCATCATCGGCGCGGGAATCGGCGGCGCCAGTGCGGGCATCGCCCTGCAGCGGCTCGGTCACGAGGTCGAGATCTACGAGCAGGTCACGGAGAACAAGCCGGTCGGAGCCGCGATCTCGGTGTGGTCGAACGGGGTGAAGGCCCTGAACCACCTGGGACTCGCCGCGCAGACCGCGGCCCTGGGCGGGCGGATGGACCACATGTCCTACCGGGACGGGCTCACCGGAGAGACGATGTGCCGGTTCCCCCTCGACCCGATCACCGAGCAGATGGGGCAGCGGCCCTACCCGGTGGCCCGGGCCGATCTGCAGGCGATGCTGATGGAGGCCTTCGGCCTGGACCGGATCCGGTTCGGCATGCGGCTGGAGAGCATCTCCCAGGAGCCCGGATCGGTCACGGCCACGTTCGCGGACGGCTCCCGGGCCACCGGCGACCTGCTGATCGGTGCCGACGGTGCGAAATCCCGCACGCGAGCCTACGTTCTCGGCACCGAGCTGGAGCGCCGGTATGCGGGGTACGTGAACTTCAACGGTCTGGTCGACATCGACCCGCAGATCGGTCCGGCTGATCAGTGGACGACGTATGTGGCCGACGGGCAGCGCGTCTCGGTGATGCCGATCGCCGGGGGCCGCTTCTACTTCTTCTTCGACGTGATCGAGCCGCAGGGGCTGGCCTACCGGCGGGCCGATGCCCGCGAGGTGCTGTCGAAGCACTTCGCCGGCTGGGCGCCCGGGGTGCAGCGGCTGATCGCGAACCTCGACCCGATGACCACGAACCGGGTCGAGGTGTTCGACATCGACCCGTTCCACACCTGGGTGAAGGGCCGGGTCGCGCTGCTGGGCGACGCCGCGCACAACACCACCCCGGACATCGGCCAGGGTGGCTGCTCGGCGCTGGAAGACACGATCATGCTGGAGCGGGTGCTGGCCACCACCACGCTAGGTGTCGAGGACAGCCTGCGGCGTTACCAGGACTCCCGCACGCAGCGGGCCGGTGAGCTGGTGCTCTCGGCCCGGCGCCGGGCCGACGTCACGCACGCCAAGGACCCCGAGGTCACCCGCGCCTGGTACGAGGAGCTGCGCACCGAGGACGGCACGAACGTCATCCGGGGCATCATGGCCAACATGGTCGGCAACCCCCTGGGCTGA
- a CDS encoding MFS transporter, which translates to MTQMTAALPDRDVRRARVAVGVLFFTNGAMFANLIPRYPQIKTDLGMSNAAYGLSVAAFPMGALIAGTAAGLLVRRFGSASVAAVGMALTGVGVIAAGLAPVTVVFALALFVAGSLDAIADVAQNGHGLRVQRRYGRSIINSFHAIWSVGAVTGGLMAAAAIARGLPRGAHLVLSSVLLAVIALLAWRFCLPGTETELEPVQERADGQPAVAAGRSPVSPTTALTVGALVLIAMAGTVVEDSGNSWATLYLSDSLDAPAAIAALGYIALVGAQFVGRLFGDRLVDRFGQRTIARAGGAFAAAGMGLALAFPSVWGTVLGFAAAGFGVATLVPAAMHEADELPGLRPGTGLTVVSWLMRLGFLLSPPVVGAVADATSLRAGLLVVPVAGLIVVLTAGVLSQRPHHRQALTAPSETPPSP; encoded by the coding sequence ATGACACAGATGACGGCGGCGCTGCCGGACCGGGACGTCCGCCGTGCGCGGGTGGCGGTGGGCGTGCTCTTCTTCACCAACGGGGCCATGTTCGCCAACCTCATTCCCCGCTATCCCCAGATCAAGACCGACCTCGGCATGAGCAACGCGGCCTATGGCCTGTCCGTCGCGGCCTTTCCCATGGGCGCGCTGATCGCCGGGACGGCGGCGGGCCTGCTGGTGCGGCGGTTCGGTTCGGCATCGGTGGCGGCGGTGGGCATGGCGCTGACCGGGGTCGGCGTGATCGCGGCGGGTCTGGCCCCGGTCACCGTCGTCTTCGCCCTGGCCCTGTTCGTGGCCGGCAGTCTGGACGCGATCGCCGACGTCGCGCAGAACGGGCACGGCCTGCGCGTGCAGCGGCGCTATGGCCGCTCGATCATCAACTCCTTCCACGCCATCTGGTCGGTCGGCGCGGTGACCGGTGGTCTGATGGCGGCCGCGGCGATCGCCCGGGGTCTCCCGCGCGGCGCGCACCTCGTCCTCTCGTCCGTGCTGCTGGCCGTGATCGCGCTGCTGGCCTGGCGTTTCTGCCTGCCGGGGACGGAGACGGAGCTGGAGCCGGTGCAGGAGAGGGCCGATGGTCAGCCGGCCGTCGCGGCGGGCCGCTCGCCGGTCAGCCCGACCACGGCCCTGACCGTCGGCGCGCTGGTGCTGATCGCCATGGCGGGCACTGTCGTGGAGGACTCGGGCAATTCCTGGGCCACTCTCTACCTCAGTGACTCCCTCGACGCCCCGGCCGCGATCGCCGCCCTCGGCTACATCGCGTTGGTCGGTGCCCAGTTCGTCGGCCGGCTGTTCGGCGACCGCCTGGTCGACCGCTTCGGCCAGCGCACCATCGCCCGGGCCGGAGGCGCCTTCGCCGCCGCCGGAATGGGCCTGGCCCTGGCTTTCCCGAGCGTCTGGGGCACTGTACTGGGCTTCGCCGCGGCCGGTTTCGGCGTCGCGACGCTGGTGCCCGCGGCCATGCACGAGGCCGACGAACTACCGGGCCTGCGCCCGGGCACCGGTCTCACCGTAGTCTCCTGGCTCATGCGCCTGGGCTTCCTGCTGTCGCCGCCGGTGGTCGGCGCGGTCGCCGACGCCACCAGTCTGCGGGCCGGACTCCTGGTGGTGCCGGTGGCCGGGCTGATCGTGGTGCTCACAGCAGGGGTCCTGTCCCAGCGCCCGCACCACCGCCAAGCCCTTACCGCCCCCAGCGAAACACCTCCTTCTCCGTGA
- a CDS encoding molybdopterin cofactor-binding domain-containing protein encodes MTVGKPLPHESARLHVTGKALYTDDLVYRTAGTLHAYPVRSSHAHARITRLDVSGAAHVPGVVRVLTVDDVPGVNDAGVKHDEPLFPSEVMFHGQAICWVLGETLEAARLGSLQVVVEYEPLPAIVAVRDAIAAGSYQGNTLVLDRGNLDFDAASQVFEGEFEFSGQEHFYLETHSSLAMVDEAEQVFVQSSTQHPTETQEIVAHVLGLRSHDVTVQCLRMGGGFGGKEMQPHGLAAVAALGATLTGRPVRIRLSRALDMAMTGKRHGFHASWRVGFDDDGRLLALEATLTADGGWSLDLSEPVLSRALCHIDNAYWIPGIHVTGRVAKTHKTSQTAFRGFGGPQGMLVIEDILGRCAPQLGLEPDELRRRNFYRPGQDTPYGQPVRHAERLERTWQQALETSSFAQRQAEVAAWNAAHEHSKRGLAITPVKFGISFNFTAFNQAGALVHVYKDGSVLINHGGTEMGQGLHTKMLQVAATTLGLPIEKVRLAPTRTDKVPNTSATAASSGTDLNGGAVKNACEQILERLTDVRGTTWEEKVANAYMARIQLSAAGYYRTEGIYWNGLAMKGSPFKYFAYGVAVAETEVDGFTGAYETRRVDIVHDVGDSISPLIDIGQVEGGFLQGLGWLTLEELRWDDTTGRLLTAGASTYKIPSFSEMPAEFNVGFLEQATEDGVVYGSKAVGEPPFMLAFAVREALRQAVAAFGPTGVSVELASPATPEQVYWAVKATSKQRDPAWTG; translated from the coding sequence ATGACCGTCGGGAAACCACTACCGCACGAGAGCGCCCGCCTGCACGTGACCGGGAAGGCGCTCTACACCGACGATCTCGTGTACCGCACGGCCGGCACGCTGCATGCCTACCCGGTGCGCTCCTCGCACGCGCACGCCCGGATCACCCGCCTGGACGTGAGCGGTGCCGCGCACGTTCCCGGCGTGGTGCGGGTGCTCACCGTCGATGACGTACCCGGTGTCAACGACGCCGGCGTCAAGCACGACGAGCCGTTGTTCCCCAGCGAGGTCATGTTCCACGGCCAGGCGATCTGCTGGGTGCTGGGTGAGACCCTGGAGGCGGCCAGGCTGGGCAGCCTCCAGGTCGTGGTGGAGTACGAGCCGCTGCCGGCGATCGTCGCGGTGCGTGATGCCATCGCGGCCGGCAGCTATCAGGGCAACACCTTGGTGCTGGATCGCGGGAACCTCGATTTCGACGCGGCCAGCCAGGTTTTCGAGGGTGAGTTCGAGTTCTCCGGTCAGGAGCACTTCTACCTGGAGACCCACAGCTCGCTGGCGATGGTGGACGAGGCGGAGCAGGTCTTCGTGCAGTCCAGCACCCAGCACCCCACCGAGACCCAGGAGATCGTGGCCCACGTGCTGGGGCTGCGCAGCCACGACGTCACCGTGCAGTGCCTGCGCATGGGGGGTGGATTCGGCGGCAAGGAGATGCAACCCCACGGTCTGGCCGCCGTCGCCGCGCTGGGCGCCACCCTCACCGGCCGCCCCGTGCGGATCCGGCTCAGCCGGGCCCTCGACATGGCGATGACCGGGAAACGCCACGGCTTCCACGCTTCCTGGCGGGTCGGGTTCGACGACGACGGACGCCTGCTGGCCCTGGAGGCGACCCTCACCGCCGACGGTGGCTGGAGCCTGGACCTGTCCGAACCGGTGCTGTCCCGGGCCCTGTGCCACATCGACAATGCCTACTGGATCCCGGGCATCCACGTCACCGGCCGGGTCGCGAAGACCCACAAGACCTCGCAGACCGCGTTCCGGGGCTTCGGCGGCCCGCAGGGCATGCTGGTGATCGAGGACATCCTCGGCCGCTGCGCCCCGCAGCTGGGCCTGGAGCCGGACGAGCTGCGGCGCCGCAACTTCTACCGCCCGGGTCAGGACACACCCTACGGCCAGCCGGTGCGTCACGCCGAGCGGCTGGAGCGCACCTGGCAGCAGGCGCTCGAGACCAGCTCGTTCGCGCAGCGCCAGGCCGAGGTCGCCGCCTGGAACGCCGCGCACGAGCACAGCAAGCGGGGCCTGGCGATCACCCCGGTGAAGTTCGGCATCTCGTTCAACTTCACGGCCTTCAACCAGGCCGGCGCCCTCGTGCACGTGTACAAGGACGGCTCGGTGCTGATCAACCACGGCGGCACCGAGATGGGGCAGGGTCTGCACACCAAGATGCTGCAGGTGGCGGCCACGACCCTGGGCCTGCCGATCGAGAAGGTGCGCCTGGCCCCGACCCGCACCGACAAGGTGCCGAACACCTCGGCCACCGCGGCCTCGTCGGGCACCGACCTGAACGGCGGCGCCGTGAAGAACGCCTGCGAGCAGATCCTCGAACGGCTCACCGACGTGCGCGGTACCACCTGGGAGGAGAAGGTCGCCAACGCCTACATGGCGCGGATCCAGTTGTCGGCGGCGGGTTATTACCGCACCGAGGGCATCTACTGGAACGGCCTGGCGATGAAGGGCAGCCCGTTCAAGTACTTCGCCTACGGGGTGGCGGTCGCCGAGACCGAGGTCGACGGTTTCACCGGGGCCTACGAGACCCGCCGCGTCGACATCGTGCACGACGTGGGCGACAGCATCTCCCCGCTGATCGACATCGGCCAGGTCGAGGGCGGTTTCCTGCAGGGCCTGGGCTGGCTCACCCTGGAGGAGCTGCGCTGGGACGACACGACCGGGCGCCTGCTCACCGCCGGGGCCAGCACCTACAAGATCCCCAGCTTCTCCGAGATGCCGGCCGAGTTCAATGTCGGCTTCCTCGAGCAGGCCACCGAGGACGGGGTGGTGTACGGCTCGAAGGCCGTCGGCGAGCCGCCCTTCATGCTGGCCTTCGCCGTGCGCGAGGCGCTGCGCCAGGCCGTGGCCGCGTTCGGGCCGACCGGCGTGAGCGTGGAACTGGCCTCTCCCGCCACACCCGAGCAGGTCTACTGGGCGGTGAAAGCCACCTCGAAGCAACGGGATCCGGCATGGACTGGCTGA
- a CDS encoding bifunctional diguanylate cyclase/phosphodiesterase: MPQEPAHATAADPARRPADRRQVRRGRGAVAALVAVAGAVAAFVLWSSETTNTAVQQATSAVDRSTAYDATVTALAAQQSLARDFQLNPTPGSRAAYDQAAQTFQTALDALDRISGGSLQRAIDQVRHENQAYQTAVTRLFDAAERSPDLIVDRDADIDLWFDRLNSVMTTAAQAQHRRADQALAHLRALEQRERHLTPVVILLGFVLAGVLSWISRGHRRQLDAERAGAVYRSQHDHISGLPNRTVLTARMADALARENGLITVLLIDLNHFKDVNTTLGHLEGDQILARVGARLRAAVREEDVVAHLGGDEFVVLLTDVTADEAGLEVAARLHAVLDEGFAVGEVEIDVEATMALATSGRPGDDPDTLLRNAYIAMETAKAQGHPVLVHEQAADEKSSHKLVLLSDLRRGISRGELVLHYQPKIDIGSGALVGAEALVRWNHPELGFVPPDRFIPIAEQTGLIHPLTRYVLDAALMQARTWQQAGTPVRVAVNLSARNLLNDELPGQIADLLAGNGVSAALLELEVTESAIMTDPQRALHVLNDLAGMGIGLSIDDFGTGYTSIGQLRHLPVHELKIDRSFVTALATDATDAMIVRSIVELGHNLGLSIVAEGVEDDATRCVLAGVGCDIAQGFGISRPLPADRFDAWMRSYVPTSSASLPVR, translated from the coding sequence GTGCCGCAGGAACCTGCCCACGCCACCGCGGCGGATCCCGCCCGGAGGCCGGCCGATCGCCGTCAGGTCCGGCGGGGTCGTGGAGCCGTGGCCGCTCTGGTCGCGGTCGCGGGAGCCGTCGCGGCGTTCGTGCTGTGGTCGTCGGAGACCACGAACACGGCCGTCCAGCAGGCCACCTCGGCCGTCGACCGGTCGACGGCCTACGACGCCACGGTGACGGCCCTGGCGGCCCAGCAGTCCCTGGCCCGAGACTTCCAGCTCAATCCCACGCCGGGCTCCCGGGCCGCCTATGACCAGGCCGCGCAGACCTTCCAGACCGCTCTGGACGCCCTGGACCGGATCAGTGGCGGATCTCTCCAGCGGGCCATCGACCAGGTCCGCCACGAGAACCAGGCCTACCAGACGGCGGTGACCCGTCTGTTCGACGCGGCGGAACGGTCACCGGACCTGATCGTCGACCGCGACGCGGACATCGACCTGTGGTTCGACCGCCTCAACTCCGTCATGACGACGGCCGCCCAGGCCCAGCACCGGCGCGCCGACCAGGCGCTGGCCCACCTCCGCGCACTGGAGCAGCGGGAGCGGCACCTGACCCCGGTCGTCATCCTGCTCGGCTTCGTCCTGGCGGGCGTGCTGAGCTGGATCTCCCGGGGGCACCGGCGTCAGCTGGACGCCGAGCGGGCCGGCGCGGTGTACCGGTCGCAGCACGACCACATCAGCGGGTTGCCCAACCGCACCGTGCTCACCGCGCGGATGGCCGACGCCCTCGCCCGGGAGAACGGGCTGATCACGGTGCTGCTCATCGACCTCAACCACTTCAAGGACGTCAACACCACCCTGGGGCATCTCGAGGGCGACCAGATCCTGGCCCGGGTCGGTGCCCGCCTGCGGGCGGCCGTTCGCGAGGAGGATGTGGTCGCCCATCTCGGCGGCGACGAGTTCGTGGTCCTGCTCACCGACGTCACCGCCGACGAGGCGGGCCTGGAGGTCGCCGCCCGGCTGCACGCCGTCCTGGACGAGGGTTTCGCCGTGGGGGAGGTCGAGATCGACGTGGAGGCCACCATGGCGCTCGCGACCTCCGGGCGGCCCGGCGACGATCCGGACACCCTGTTGCGCAACGCCTACATCGCGATGGAGACGGCCAAGGCGCAGGGGCATCCGGTACTCGTGCACGAGCAGGCGGCCGACGAGAAGTCGTCGCACAAGCTCGTGCTGCTGAGCGACCTGCGCCGCGGGATCAGCCGCGGGGAGCTGGTCCTGCACTACCAGCCCAAGATCGACATCGGTTCCGGGGCACTGGTCGGGGCCGAGGCGCTGGTGCGCTGGAACCATCCGGAACTCGGCTTCGTGCCCCCGGACCGGTTCATCCCGATCGCCGAGCAGACCGGCCTGATCCACCCCCTGACCCGCTACGTGCTGGACGCCGCCCTGATGCAGGCGCGCACCTGGCAGCAGGCCGGCACCCCGGTGCGCGTCGCGGTCAATCTCTCGGCCCGCAACCTGCTCAACGACGAACTGCCCGGCCAGATCGCGGACCTGCTGGCCGGTAACGGGGTGAGCGCGGCCCTGCTGGAACTGGAGGTCACCGAATCGGCGATCATGACCGACCCGCAGCGCGCCCTGCACGTGCTCAATGACCTGGCCGGGATGGGGATCGGACTGTCCATCGACGACTTCGGCACCGGTTACACGAGCATCGGCCAGCTGCGTCATCTTCCGGTGCACGAGCTGAAGATCGACCGGTCGTTCGTGACCGCCCTGGCCACGGACGCCACGGACGCCATGATCGTGCGCAGCATCGTCGAGCTCGGTCACAACCTGGGGCTCAGCATCGTCGCCGAAGGGGTCGAGGACGATGCGACCCGGTGCGTCCTGGCCGGTGTCGGCTGCGACATCGCCCAGGGGTTCGGCATCTCGCGGCCGCTGCCGGCCGATCGGTTCGACGCGTGGATGCGCAGCTACGTGCCTACGTCTTCTGCTTCACTGCCTGTGCGGTGA
- the xdhC gene encoding xanthine dehydrogenase accessory protein XdhC, whose protein sequence is MDWLKGIQTLRSRNQAGVLVTVVAARGHTPREAGAKMVVGPRDLWGTVGGGNLEAVAVERARTGDLTGPELITLNLSDKAPYQHGVQCCGGEVTLLLEPLRAVPAVAVFGFGHVGLELARILARHDLELHLVDTRTDQFTPERLDVLHDAVARVVVHPVALAPEHVLKDLPVGAHVLVMTHDHAEDLAICEHALRMPDLGSIGLIGSSAKASTFNRRLTDAGHPDGLSGIRCPVGLAGVGDKKPAAVALSIAAEMLTLVQP, encoded by the coding sequence ATGGACTGGCTGAAGGGCATCCAGACCCTGCGCAGCCGCAACCAGGCCGGGGTGCTGGTCACCGTGGTCGCTGCGCGGGGGCACACGCCCCGCGAGGCCGGCGCGAAAATGGTGGTGGGCCCGCGGGATCTGTGGGGCACCGTGGGCGGTGGCAACCTCGAGGCCGTGGCGGTGGAACGGGCCCGCACCGGTGACCTGACCGGGCCGGAGCTGATCACCCTCAACCTGTCCGACAAGGCGCCCTACCAGCACGGAGTGCAGTGCTGCGGGGGAGAGGTGACCCTGTTGCTGGAGCCCCTGCGCGCCGTACCCGCCGTGGCGGTGTTCGGGTTCGGTCACGTCGGGCTGGAGCTGGCCCGTATCCTGGCCCGGCACGACCTGGAACTGCACCTCGTCGACACCCGCACCGACCAGTTCACCCCCGAAAGACTCGACGTCCTGCACGATGCCGTTGCCCGCGTGGTGGTGCACCCGGTGGCCCTGGCCCCCGAGCACGTGCTCAAGGATCTCCCGGTCGGCGCGCACGTTCTGGTGATGACCCACGATCACGCCGAAGACCTGGCCATCTGTGAACACGCCCTGCGGATGCCCGACCTCGGCTCGATCGGGCTGATCGGGTCGTCGGCCAAGGCCTCCACCTTCAACCGCCGGCTCACGGACGCGGGTCACCCCGACGGTCTGTCGGGTATCCGTTGTCCGGTGGGGCTGGCCGGGGTCGGGGACAAGAAGCCCGCCGCCGTGGCGCTCAGCATCGCGGCGGAGATGCTCACGCTCGTCCAGCCCTAG